Proteins encoded in a region of the Massilia sp. UMI-21 genome:
- a CDS encoding S46 family peptidase — protein MGVASFALADEGQWQPHQLPQLKSELKRIGITMPAEKLADLTKHPMSAIVSLGGCSASFVSPNGLIVTNHHCAYGAIQRNSTPEKNYIVGGFLARTRAEELPGGPNTLVYVTEKVENVTDRVLKGLSPSLSGRERHELVESRIKALVAECETDKSVRCSVPAFHRGLEYYRIKQLMIRDVRLVYAPSDRIGNFGGDIDNYEWPRQTGDYSFLRAYVGPDGRPADPSPNNVPYQSKDFLVVSAEGLKNGDPILLAGYPGRTSRYKLPSEIRFARDVDFPGKVASITADLSVISAATMGNPSWDVRYASVAKSLNNVLKKTQGLLDGFARKDIAAIKDVQDAEFRAWYRQHGDKASAASKNLLGELDSVIAQDMVASRQEAAWLEATHSDLLKSARTLYRLALERQKPDAQRESGYQERDLSFIKARLNRLEQSFVPQVDEARYGAALARYARADARLHPQGLDALLPAPTALNAMFKSTELGDTAKRLAWIGKDPDAFRKSNDPFIQLAVRLHDTGMALENRRNEIDGNLERVIPQYMAAVIAWKKSQGKPVYPDANSTLRVTYGTVAPYSPRDGLVKGPFTTVEGIVEKASNKDPFIVPAPLLDAIKGKRYGVFKDPVLGTVPVNFLSSADTTGGNSGSAVMNKRGELVGLNFDSTYESITKDWYFDSDITRAIHVDIRYMLWLMKEVDHADKLLKEMTIKYPKK, from the coding sequence ATGGGCGTCGCGAGCTTCGCGCTCGCCGACGAAGGCCAATGGCAGCCGCACCAGCTGCCGCAACTCAAATCCGAACTCAAGCGCATCGGCATCACCATGCCGGCCGAGAAGCTGGCCGACCTGACCAAGCATCCGATGAGCGCGATCGTCTCGCTGGGCGGCTGCTCGGCGTCCTTCGTCTCGCCGAACGGCCTGATCGTCACCAACCATCACTGCGCCTACGGCGCCATCCAGCGCAACTCGACCCCGGAAAAGAACTACATCGTGGGCGGCTTCCTGGCCAGGACCCGCGCCGAGGAACTGCCGGGCGGACCGAACACCCTGGTGTACGTCACCGAGAAGGTCGAGAACGTGACCGACCGCGTGCTCAAGGGCTTGAGCCCGAGCCTGTCGGGCCGCGAACGCCACGAGCTGGTGGAGTCGCGCATCAAGGCCCTGGTGGCCGAATGCGAAACCGACAAATCGGTGCGCTGCTCGGTGCCGGCCTTCCACCGCGGCCTCGAGTACTACCGCATCAAGCAGCTGATGATCCGCGACGTGCGCCTGGTGTACGCGCCGTCGGACCGCATCGGCAACTTCGGCGGCGACATCGACAACTACGAGTGGCCGCGCCAGACCGGCGACTACTCCTTCCTGCGCGCCTATGTCGGCCCCGACGGCCGTCCGGCCGACCCGTCGCCGAACAATGTGCCGTACCAGTCGAAGGACTTCCTGGTGGTCTCCGCCGAAGGCCTGAAGAATGGCGATCCGATCCTGCTGGCCGGCTATCCGGGCCGCACCAGCCGCTACAAGCTGCCGAGCGAGATCCGCTTCGCGCGCGACGTCGACTTCCCGGGCAAGGTGGCCAGCATCACCGCCGACCTGTCGGTGATCTCGGCCGCCACCATGGGCAACCCGAGCTGGGACGTGCGCTACGCCAGCGTGGCCAAGAGCCTGAACAACGTGCTGAAGAAGACGCAAGGCCTGCTGGACGGTTTCGCGCGCAAGGACATCGCCGCCATCAAGGATGTGCAGGACGCCGAGTTCCGCGCCTGGTACCGGCAGCACGGCGACAAGGCGAGTGCGGCGTCGAAGAACCTGCTCGGTGAGCTGGACAGCGTGATCGCGCAGGACATGGTGGCATCGCGCCAGGAAGCCGCCTGGCTTGAGGCGACCCACAGCGACCTGCTCAAGAGCGCGCGCACCCTGTATCGGCTGGCGCTGGAGCGCCAGAAGCCCGATGCCCAGCGCGAATCCGGCTACCAGGAGCGCGACCTGTCGTTCATCAAGGCGCGCCTGAACCGCCTCGAACAGTCCTTCGTGCCGCAGGTGGACGAAGCCAGGTACGGCGCCGCGCTGGCGCGCTACGCCCGCGCCGACGCCAGGCTGCATCCGCAGGGCCTGGACGCGCTGCTGCCGGCGCCCACCGCGCTGAACGCGATGTTCAAGTCGACCGAACTGGGCGACACCGCCAAGCGCCTGGCCTGGATCGGCAAGGATCCGGACGCCTTCCGCAAGTCGAACGACCCGTTCATCCAGCTGGCCGTGCGCCTGCACGATACCGGCATGGCGCTGGAGAACCGCCGCAACGAGATCGACGGCAATCTGGAGCGCGTGATTCCGCAGTACATGGCGGCCGTCATCGCCTGGAAGAAGTCGCAGGGCAAGCCGGTCTACCCGGACGCCAACTCGACCTTGCGGGTCACCTACGGCACCGTGGCGCCGTACTCGCCGCGCGACGGGCTGGTCAAGGGGCCGTTCACGACGGTGGAAGGCATCGTCGAGAAGGCCAGCAACAAGGATCCGTTCATCGTGCCGGCCCCGCTGCTCGACGCGATCAAGGGCAAGCGCTATGGCGTGTTCAAGGACCCGGTGCTGGGCACCGTGCCGGTGAACTTCCTGTCCAGTGCCGACACCACGGGCGGCAACTCGGGTTCGGCGGTGATGAACAAGCGCGGCGAACTGGTGGGCCTGAACTTCGATTCGACCTATGAATCGATCACCAAGGACTGGTACTTCGACAGCGACATCACACGCGCGATCCACGTCGACATCCGCTACATGCTGTGGCTGATGAAGGAGGTCGACCATGCCGACAAGCTGTTGAAGGAAATGACGATCAAGTATCCGAAGAAGTAA
- a CDS encoding HDOD domain-containing protein — MKNWIGRLLGGAGKETATRASATSAGPAAAADDEDMAADVDAAFYRWLVASSGTNAKPEVEQQILDQVRTLTDFPENASGLVPRVPELVAQLLGALSDENISTGALSAEVGRDLVLVAEVIREANSAYYRPARPIETLEGAVTMLGLNGLRMLLARIAMRPLIRVKVQGVARQVAPNVWRHSERCAFAASVMAPGLSAGVFESCLAGLMQNVGLQVAFQMADRVCEGKVPGSGSFGLELFAASRQLSAVIARHWDFPADVVEAIAWAGDPAGPHLAQALTQGDRIAKLRLLLDAEVIAPEDSFVTVGLNGFQRRCLGKLAELAD; from the coding sequence GTGAAAAATTGGATAGGCCGCCTGCTGGGCGGCGCCGGGAAGGAAACCGCCACGCGGGCGAGCGCAACGAGTGCCGGCCCGGCCGCCGCGGCGGATGACGAGGACATGGCGGCCGACGTGGACGCCGCCTTCTACCGCTGGCTGGTGGCCTCGAGCGGCACCAACGCCAAACCGGAAGTGGAACAGCAGATCCTCGACCAGGTGCGCACCCTGACCGACTTCCCCGAGAACGCATCCGGTCTGGTGCCGCGCGTGCCGGAACTGGTGGCGCAACTGCTGGGCGCCCTGTCTGACGAAAACATCTCCACCGGCGCGCTGTCGGCCGAGGTGGGGCGCGACCTGGTGCTGGTCGCCGAAGTGATCCGCGAGGCCAACAGCGCCTACTACCGCCCCGCCAGGCCGATCGAGACGCTCGAGGGTGCGGTGACCATGCTGGGCCTGAACGGCCTGCGCATGCTGCTGGCGCGGATCGCGATGCGCCCGCTGATCCGGGTGAAGGTGCAGGGCGTCGCGCGCCAGGTCGCGCCGAACGTCTGGCGCCATTCCGAACGCTGCGCCTTTGCCGCCAGCGTGATGGCGCCGGGCCTGTCCGCCGGCGTGTTCGAATCCTGCCTGGCGGGCCTGATGCAGAACGTGGGGCTGCAGGTCGCGTTCCAGATGGCGGACCGGGTCTGCGAAGGCAAGGTGCCGGGTTCGGGCAGCTTCGGACTGGAACTGTTTGCCGCCAGCCGCCAGCTGTCGGCGGTGATCGCCCGGCACTGGGATTTTCCGGCGGATGTCGTCGAGGCGATCGCGTGGGCGGGCGACCCGGCCGGCCCGCACCTGGCGCAGGCGCTGACCCAGGGCGACCGCATCGCCAAGCTGCGCCTGCTGCTCGATGCGGAAGTGATCGCGCCCGAGGACAGCTTCGTTACCGTGGGATTGAACGGCTTCCAGCGGCGCTGCCTGGGCAAGCTGGCCGAACTGGCCGACTAG
- a CDS encoding nicotinamide mononucleotide transporter has translation MNEPLAVLGFSTTPLELISFLLAVTTVLLNIRQKHWAWLFSIASSGTYAVVFYDARLYGDMGLQFVFIGASVWGWYQWLHGAGAQPLVVTRLKPAGWGWGIAGWALGFVLLSSFLDHLTDTDVPHADGFLTAGSLVGQLLLGRKKVENWLVWIVVDVLYVGLYVYKGLNLTALLYAIFVALAWTGWRAWSNIARSDA, from the coding sequence ATGAACGAACCGCTTGCCGTCCTCGGTTTCAGCACCACGCCGCTGGAACTCATCTCCTTCCTGCTGGCGGTGACCACCGTGCTGCTGAACATCCGCCAGAAGCACTGGGCCTGGCTGTTCTCGATCGCCTCATCAGGCACCTATGCGGTCGTGTTCTACGACGCAAGGCTGTACGGCGACATGGGCCTGCAATTCGTGTTCATCGGCGCGTCGGTGTGGGGCTGGTACCAGTGGCTGCACGGCGCCGGCGCCCAGCCGCTGGTCGTCACGCGCCTCAAGCCCGCCGGCTGGGGCTGGGGCATCGCCGGATGGGCGCTCGGTTTCGTGCTGCTCTCGTCCTTCCTCGACCATCTCACCGACACCGACGTGCCGCACGCGGACGGCTTCCTCACCGCCGGCAGCCTGGTGGGCCAGCTCCTGCTGGGCCGCAAGAAGGTCGAGAACTGGCTGGTCTGGATCGTGGTGGACGTGCTCTATGTCGGCCTGTATGTCTACAAGGGCTTGAACCTGACCGCGCTGCTGTATGCGATCTTCGTGGCGCTGGCCTGGACCGGCTGGCGCGCCTGGTCGAACATCGCGCGGAGCGACGCATGA
- a CDS encoding efflux RND transporter permease subunit — protein MNLSRPFVERPIATVLLTIGLALAGIAAFFVLPVSPLPQVDYPTISVSASLPGASPETMASSVATPLERRLGVIAGVNEMTSNSGSGSTRISLQFELNRKIDSAAREVQAAINASRADLPATLRSNPTYRKANPSDAPVIILALTSKTRSPGQIYESVSNLVQQRLAQVKGVGEVEIGGGSLPAVRVELLPYALNKVGLSSEDVRAAIQATNANRPKGAIEGGGNRFQIYSQPAGDTPGRPQAADYRDLVVAWRDGAAVRLRDVAEVIDGVENVNTLGLFNGQPAVIVLVTRQPDANVIETVDGVRALLPSLQAQLPGDVTLQVASDRTISIRSSLHEIEFTLVLSIILVVLVVSVFLRSLRATVIPAVATVVSLLGTFGVMYLLGFSLNNLSLMALTVATGFVVDDAIVVLENTARHIESGMDRMKAALLGAREVGFTVLSISLSLVAVFIPLLFMGGQVGRLFREFAVTLSAAVLISLVISLSTTPMMCAWLLRREPGGASAGKPGRLARWSEQGFDRVLRVYRHSLDWALDSKLLVMLILAFVVGLNVYLFSAAPKGFFPRQDTGQINGGIRADQSISFQAMQGKLRQLVDIIRRDPAVDTVVAFTGGRRAGGGFMFMSLKPPGQRSESGEAVIARLRPKLARVTGVSIFLNPVQDLRMGGRSSNSTYQYTLKSDNAADLKQWATRLAESMKGQPALVDVDTDQAENGVETFVTVDKDSAARLGISARDVNNALYNNFGQRQVATIYDELNQYRIIMGVPQRYALSPEALRDVYVPARGAAPAAASASGGATSSTPGNLTAARDPSSGAALSSGANSMVPLMAFADFAESATPTSVNHQDGELATTVSFNLAQDYNLEDGQAAVKQAEADIAMPANVRGSFEGTARAAQESSQEQPMLILAAIVVIYIVLGILYESLVHPVTVLSTLPSAGVGAVLALLLFDMEFSIIALIGVFLLIGIVKKNAILIIDFALDAERARGLSAVEAVREACILRFRPILMTTLAAALGALPLAIGFGEGSELRRPLGIAIIGGLVASQLLTLLTTPVVYVLLDKLRTRKADEQELSRHHDADHTVPAK, from the coding sequence ATGAACCTGTCCCGGCCCTTCGTCGAGCGCCCGATCGCGACCGTCCTGCTGACGATCGGGCTCGCGCTGGCCGGCATTGCCGCGTTCTTCGTGCTGCCGGTGTCGCCGCTGCCGCAGGTGGACTACCCGACCATTTCGGTCTCGGCCTCGCTGCCCGGCGCCAGCCCGGAAACCATGGCGTCGAGCGTGGCCACGCCGCTGGAGCGGCGCCTGGGCGTGATCGCCGGGGTCAACGAGATGACCTCGAACAGCGGCAGCGGCTCGACCCGGATCAGCCTGCAGTTCGAGCTGAACCGCAAGATCGATTCGGCCGCGCGCGAGGTGCAGGCCGCGATCAATGCATCGCGCGCCGACCTGCCGGCCACCCTGCGCAGCAACCCCACCTACCGCAAGGCGAACCCCTCGGACGCGCCGGTGATCATCCTGGCGCTGACCTCGAAAACCCGCTCCCCCGGCCAAATCTACGAGTCGGTGTCTAACCTGGTGCAGCAGCGCCTGGCCCAGGTGAAGGGCGTGGGCGAAGTCGAGATCGGCGGCGGCTCGCTGCCGGCGGTGCGGGTCGAGTTGCTGCCGTACGCGCTCAACAAGGTGGGACTGTCGAGCGAGGACGTGCGCGCCGCGATCCAGGCCACCAATGCCAACCGGCCGAAGGGCGCGATCGAAGGCGGCGGCAACCGCTTCCAGATCTATTCCCAGCCGGCCGGCGATACGCCGGGCAGGCCGCAGGCGGCCGACTATCGCGACCTGGTGGTGGCCTGGCGCGACGGCGCGGCGGTGCGCCTGCGCGACGTGGCCGAAGTCATCGACGGCGTCGAGAACGTCAACACCCTGGGCCTGTTCAACGGCCAGCCGGCGGTGATCGTGCTGGTCACGCGCCAGCCTGACGCCAACGTCATCGAGACCGTGGACGGCGTGCGCGCGCTGCTGCCCTCGCTGCAGGCCCAGCTGCCGGGGGACGTGACGCTGCAGGTGGCCTCGGACCGCACCATCTCGATCCGCAGCTCCCTGCACGAGATCGAATTCACCCTGGTGCTGTCGATCATCCTGGTGGTGCTGGTGGTCAGCGTCTTCCTGCGCAGCCTGCGCGCCACCGTCATTCCCGCGGTGGCGACGGTGGTGTCGCTGCTGGGCACCTTCGGCGTCATGTATCTGTTGGGTTTCAGCCTGAACAACCTGTCGCTGATGGCGCTGACGGTCGCCACCGGCTTCGTGGTCGACGACGCCATCGTGGTGCTGGAAAACACCGCGCGCCACATCGAATCCGGCATGGACCGGATGAAGGCGGCGCTGCTCGGCGCGCGGGAAGTCGGTTTCACCGTGCTGTCGATTTCGCTGTCGCTGGTGGCGGTGTTCATCCCGCTGCTGTTCATGGGCGGGCAGGTCGGCCGGCTGTTCCGCGAGTTCGCCGTCACCCTGTCGGCGGCGGTGCTGATCTCGCTGGTGATCTCGCTCTCCACCACGCCGATGATGTGCGCCTGGCTGCTGCGCAGGGAACCCGGCGGCGCAAGCGCCGGCAAGCCCGGCCGGCTGGCGCGCTGGTCCGAGCAGGGCTTCGACAGGGTGCTGCGCGTCTACCGCCATTCGCTCGACTGGGCGCTCGACAGCAAGCTGCTGGTGATGCTCATCCTCGCCTTCGTCGTCGGCCTGAACGTCTACCTGTTCTCGGCGGCTCCGAAGGGATTCTTTCCGCGCCAGGACACGGGCCAGATCAACGGCGGCATCCGCGCCGACCAGAGCATCTCGTTCCAGGCCATGCAGGGCAAGCTGCGCCAACTGGTGGACATCATCCGGCGCGACCCGGCGGTCGATACGGTGGTGGCCTTTACCGGCGGCCGGCGCGCCGGCGGCGGCTTCATGTTCATGAGCCTGAAGCCGCCAGGGCAGCGCAGCGAGTCGGGCGAGGCGGTGATCGCGCGCCTGCGTCCCAAACTGGCGCGCGTGACCGGCGTGTCTATCTTCCTGAATCCGGTGCAGGACCTGCGCATGGGCGGGCGCTCCAGCAACTCGACCTACCAGTACACCCTGAAGAGCGACAACGCGGCCGACCTGAAGCAGTGGGCGACGCGCCTGGCCGAGTCGATGAAGGGCCAGCCGGCGCTGGTCGACGTCGACACCGACCAGGCCGAAAACGGCGTCGAGACCTTCGTCACGGTCGACAAGGACAGCGCGGCGCGCCTGGGCATCAGCGCGCGCGACGTCAACAACGCGCTCTACAACAACTTCGGCCAGCGCCAGGTGGCCACCATCTACGACGAGCTGAACCAGTACCGCATCATCATGGGCGTGCCCCAGCGCTATGCGCTGTCGCCGGAGGCCCTGCGCGACGTGTATGTGCCCGCGCGCGGCGCTGCGCCCGCCGCCGCCTCCGCATCGGGCGGCGCCACCTCGTCCACGCCCGGCAACCTGACGGCCGCGCGCGACCCGTCCAGCGGTGCGGCGCTGTCCTCGGGCGCGAACAGCATGGTGCCGCTGATGGCCTTCGCCGATTTCGCCGAAAGCGCCACGCCGACCTCGGTCAATCACCAGGACGGCGAACTGGCGACCACGGTGTCCTTCAACCTGGCGCAAGACTACAACCTGGAAGACGGCCAGGCCGCGGTGAAACAGGCCGAGGCCGACATCGCCATGCCGGCCAATGTGCGCGGCAGCTTCGAGGGCACGGCGCGCGCCGCCCAGGAGTCGAGCCAGGAGCAGCCGATGCTGATCCTGGCCGCGATCGTCGTCATCTACATCGTGCTCGGCATCCTGTACGAGAGCCTGGTGCATCCGGTGACGGTGCTGTCCACGCTGCCCTCGGCCGGCGTCGGCGCCGTGCTGGCGCTGCTGCTGTTCGACATGGAGTTCTCGATCATCGCCCTGATCGGGGTCTTCCTGCTCATTGGCATCGTGAAGAAGAACGCCATCCTGATCATCGACTTCGCCCTCGACGCCGAGCGGGCGCGCGGCCTGAGCGCGGTGGAGGCGGTGCGCGAAGCCTGCATCCTGCGCTTCCGCCCGATCCTGATGACGACCCTGGCGGCCGCCCTGGGCGCCTTGCCGCTGGCGATCGGCTTCGGCGAGGGTTCGGAGCTGCGCCGCCCGCTCGGCATCGCCATCATCGGCGGGCTGGTCGCCAGCCAGCTGCTGACCCTGCTCACCACGCCGGTGGTCTACGTCCTGCTCGACAAGCTGCGCACCAGGAAGGCGGACGAGCAGGAGCTGTCCCGCCATCACGACGCCGACCACACGGTTCCCGCAAAATGA
- a CDS encoding ATP-binding protein, whose protein sequence is MSDPVARVAVLGAESSGKSTLCEALARHYGTVWVPEYLREFVDTRARVPFESDQYQIACTQRAREDEACMRAQRFLFCDTTPLMTALYSRQYWGRVDPQLARLDSRHDYAWTLVTAPDSPWEPDGLQRESEEMRQKVHRMLVETLDARRIPYVLLGGSPAQRIAEVEALLGPRRQGPLAHY, encoded by the coding sequence ATGAGCGATCCCGTTGCGCGCGTGGCGGTGCTGGGCGCCGAATCGTCCGGCAAGTCGACGCTGTGCGAAGCCCTGGCGCGCCACTACGGCACCGTATGGGTGCCCGAATACCTGCGCGAATTCGTCGACACCCGCGCGCGCGTGCCCTTCGAGAGCGACCAGTACCAGATCGCCTGCACCCAGCGCGCGCGCGAGGACGAAGCCTGCATGCGCGCGCAGCGCTTCCTGTTCTGCGACACCACGCCCTTGATGACGGCGCTGTACAGCCGCCAGTACTGGGGCCGGGTCGATCCGCAGCTGGCCCGCCTGGACAGCCGCCACGACTACGCCTGGACCCTGGTCACGGCGCCCGACAGTCCCTGGGAGCCGGACGGCCTGCAGCGCGAGTCGGAAGAAATGCGCCAGAAGGTGCACCGGATGCTGGTCGAGACCCTGGATGCGCGCCGCATTCCCTACGTGCTGCTGGGCGGCAGCCCGGCGCAGCGGATCGCCGAGGTGGAAGCGCTGCTGGGGCCGCGCCGCCAAGGCCCACTAGCCCACTATTGA
- a CDS encoding efflux transporter outer membrane subunit, with amino-acid sequence MTTPMRKRSFFRLHLLALAASLAAGCAVGPAYQRPTTPEPTAFKEMQGWVPAAPADALERGPWWRLFDDPVLDALASSVEVSNQTVALAVANYAQARAAVAQQRAALFPSVNLNLSGDRAGVRGQGADSAYRLNLGAGWEPDLWGRLRAGVGIARAGAQATAADLAGARLSAQGEVAANYFAVRSLDAQRALLARTIAGYERELQITTNRFNVGIVARTDVLQAQTQLANARNDELSLGRQRAQFEHAIAVLVGKAPSEFTLAPLPDWRVTVPAVPVGVPSLLLQRRPDIAAAERDVAAANAQIGIARSAYFPDIGLSASLGTGGSRVADLFSASSAAWSFGLSAAQAVFNAGATRAGVAGAEARHQAAVARYRQTVLNAFADVEDQLTAVRVLARQQELRRIASEAADKVEQQILNRYRAGQVSYSEVVQAQATALNARRSLMQVQADRQAAAVALIQALGGGWRAGQEQS; translated from the coding sequence ATGACGACTCCCATGCGAAAACGATCCTTCTTCCGCCTTCACCTGCTGGCACTGGCCGCCAGCCTTGCGGCCGGCTGCGCCGTCGGACCGGCCTACCAGCGGCCGACCACCCCCGAGCCGACGGCCTTCAAGGAGATGCAGGGCTGGGTGCCGGCGGCACCGGCCGACGCGCTCGAGCGCGGCCCCTGGTGGCGGCTGTTCGACGATCCGGTGCTCGACGCGCTGGCGAGCAGCGTCGAGGTCTCGAACCAGACCGTGGCGCTGGCGGTCGCCAACTATGCGCAGGCGCGGGCGGCGGTGGCGCAGCAGCGCGCCGCGCTGTTCCCGAGCGTGAACCTGAACCTGAGCGGCGACCGCGCCGGCGTGCGCGGGCAGGGCGCCGACAGCGCCTACCGGCTCAACCTCGGCGCCGGCTGGGAGCCGGACCTGTGGGGCCGGCTGCGCGCCGGCGTCGGCATCGCCCGCGCCGGCGCCCAGGCGACGGCGGCCGACCTGGCCGGCGCGCGCCTGTCGGCCCAGGGCGAGGTGGCCGCCAACTACTTCGCCGTGCGTTCGCTCGACGCCCAGCGCGCGCTGCTGGCCCGCACCATCGCCGGCTACGAGCGCGAGCTGCAGATCACGACCAACCGCTTCAACGTCGGGATCGTCGCCCGCACCGACGTGCTGCAGGCGCAGACGCAGCTGGCCAATGCGCGCAACGACGAATTGTCCCTCGGCCGCCAGCGCGCCCAGTTCGAGCACGCGATCGCGGTCCTGGTGGGCAAGGCGCCGAGCGAATTCACGCTCGCGCCTCTGCCGGACTGGCGCGTGACCGTGCCGGCGGTGCCGGTGGGGGTGCCGTCGCTGCTGCTGCAGCGCCGTCCCGACATCGCCGCCGCCGAGCGCGACGTGGCCGCCGCCAACGCGCAGATCGGCATCGCGCGCTCGGCCTATTTCCCGGACATCGGCCTGTCGGCCTCGCTGGGCACGGGCGGCAGCCGGGTGGCGGACCTGTTCTCGGCCTCCAGCGCCGCCTGGTCCTTCGGCCTGTCGGCAGCCCAGGCGGTGTTCAATGCCGGCGCCACCCGCGCCGGCGTGGCCGGGGCCGAAGCGCGCCACCAGGCCGCGGTGGCGCGCTACCGCCAGACGGTGCTGAATGCCTTCGCCGACGTCGAGGACCAGCTCACCGCGGTGCGCGTGCTGGCACGGCAGCAGGAATTGCGACGGATCGCTTCCGAGGCCGCCGACAAGGTCGAGCAGCAGATCCTGAACCGCTACCGCGCCGGGCAGGTGAGCTACTCCGAGGTGGTGCAGGCCCAGGCCACGGCCTTGAATGCGCGCCGCTCGCTGATGCAGGTGCAGGCCGACCGCCAGGCGGCGGCGGTGGCGCTGATCCAGGCGCTCGGCGGCGGCTGGCGGGCAGGGCAGGAGCAGAGCTAG
- a CDS encoding proprotein convertase P-domain-containing protein has protein sequence MTFKFLCLTLAAALAVGTAAGAQAGVITATSADTPVAICDTCTVASTLNVSSHGRVLDVNALVDITHAWDADLVLSLSHGGVTVLLSNRQGGSGGANYTGTVFDDAAAISIAEGYAYAPYTGAFRPEEALAAFIGHDVFGDWTLTVVDSEAGDAGSIDRWGIAAEVPEPASLALFAVAAIGLGGARRRRRACLR, from the coding sequence GTGACATTCAAATTTCTTTGCCTGACCCTTGCCGCCGCACTCGCCGTCGGCACGGCGGCCGGTGCGCAAGCCGGCGTCATCACCGCGACCAGTGCCGACACGCCGGTCGCGATCTGCGATACCTGCACCGTCGCGTCGACCCTGAACGTGAGCAGCCACGGTCGCGTGCTGGACGTCAACGCACTGGTCGACATTACCCATGCCTGGGATGCCGACCTGGTGCTAAGCCTGAGCCATGGTGGCGTGACGGTGCTGCTGTCGAACCGCCAGGGCGGCTCGGGCGGCGCCAACTATACCGGCACCGTGTTCGACGACGCCGCGGCCATCAGCATCGCCGAAGGCTATGCGTATGCGCCTTACACCGGTGCGTTCCGGCCCGAGGAGGCGCTGGCCGCCTTCATCGGCCACGACGTGTTCGGCGACTGGACCCTGACGGTGGTGGATAGCGAAGCGGGCGATGCCGGCAGCATCGACCGCTGGGGGATCGCGGCCGAGGTGCCGGAGCCGGCCTCGCTGGCCTTGTTCGCTGTGGCGGCGATCGGCCTGGGCGGGGCGCGCCGCCGCAGGCGGGCTTGCTTGCGTTGA